Genomic window (Rosa chinensis cultivar Old Blush chromosome 6, RchiOBHm-V2, whole genome shotgun sequence):
AACTCAATTTCCTAGAATTCCTTGTCGAGACTGGGTTGATGATGAACTGGTGATTCGAAGCCCACAACCAACATGCTTCTGACTGGGTTGATGTGTCTCAGAAAACCAGAACCTCGCCGGAGAATTTGAGCCGTCCGATTCGAGAGAGCAGAGATTGAAAAATCTAAACCGTGAACAATGGTACCGGCGCTGACGACGATGACCTCAATCTCTGAACCCCAACGCATGTAATGGAACTCACCGATTCAAGTATCAACGAACTCCGGGACTCTGGAACTGAGCTGACGATGCGGTTCGGACTTGGCATCGATCTCAATGATAGGATCCCTGGCCCGGTTCGCCAGGTGGAGATTCTGATTTTGACTGACGAGGAGTCGGAGGGTTCAAACATAGGTGGAGGGAGGAGTGGGTGGAACTCGACattggagggagggagagagatacagagagatagagagtgagagagcagatcggagagagagagagagagagagagagagagagagagattaaaaaagagagaaaaaattagaaaaacttgaaatgtccattttgccctcattGTGGGCCCCCCATGTCGGTTCTAACTCAGCAGCTGACGTCATGTTTcgagccaaattcaaattttggactcggatgatgtcatttgagagtatagggaccaTCGTAATCAATTTTCAGAAAGAGAgaccaatctgattttaggcctaaaattcaggggagtaaactgaatttaatcattaacaatattattaatttaattaaaacaaaattagaAAACCCACAGGATTGGAAAAGCTGCGACCCAATGTCCCAACCCAGAACATCAACGAAGCAGAAACCTCACATCACCAAACCACTATCCAGATTTGATCGCAACTTACATAAAAGTCAACAAGATCAGTGCTAATATCGGTGCAACCCGACTCGAAAGGTAGCCGAAATTCTACGAAATATTGGTAAATATCGGGGATTTCCGATACAAATCGAAGATATTAGAGTATTTCGGAGATCGATATTATCGCTCTCTGCCGATATATAGAAAGCCATGAGCTCTAGCAGTGCTGCAGTAGCACTAGCAGGGACGACAAGGTGAGTCACAGTCACGTAGGTCCGCCAGGAACAACAAAAATGAACCGCTTCGAATACGATGATGTGAGAATTAGTGCATAAAACGACATGAACGATTTGAACCGAACAAGAGCAAAGCAACACGTAGCATTTCTTAGTTTTGGTGGCAGATATACTCTCGTCGTTTACGCAAAACCCGCAACCATAAATGGCACTCTATGTGCTATCTGGGACCCCCACATGTCCTCTTTCGTCTCTTGGAAACAGATAAGAACAGAGGCATAGACGCCTTTGTATCTGGCCTTCATATACCAAACTATTTGGCCTTCAGATTCAGATACTGAAGCCCTAGCTAGCATAGAAGCTACTTCACTTCATCATTCAACCCCTTACCCATCATAAGCAAGTCATCTTTGGAAGGTTTGGTCTTCAAGCTGGTTTAGTAGGAAGAGTTAGTTAAGTTTTATTATAtattctgggttttgattttcaaaTTGATTGAACTTGCAGAGTTACTTATGttttctgtaaattttgaatttatccaAAATTTTTCATATTCGTATTAATCGTCTGAATCTCATGTAATATGCATCGATCATCATCTATATGCTTATCTCTGACAGTCTATAAATTGCCTAATAGAGACAGTTACAGTCATTTATATTTGTTTCACtgttgttcttcatcttttttgcTCTACTCATATCAATTGCAGATTTAGTTTTTACGTTACTCATATCAGTTGCAAATTTAGTTTATACGTTACTCATATCGATTACAGATTTAGTCTCTATAAATAGTCTGATACAATTATCATCTATAACTGTTTTTTATCTTAATATCTTTCATGTTTTACTCATACGTTCTAGAGGTTTTATCATTTATAACTTATACGGGTCAGACTATCTATTCTGAGTTATGATTGAAAGATGAAGTTTTATAAGTTTTCTCTAGATTTCTCTATCACAACTGATACAGTTGTCATATGTAATTGTTTTTTATCttaatatttttcatgtttactCATATGTTCTAGAGGTTTTATCATTTATAACTTATACGGGTCAAACTGCCTATTCTGAGTTATGATTGAAAGAGAAAGTTTTATAAGTTTTCTCTAGATTTCTCTATCACAACTGATTATTTTCATTCACACATACAGGTTTACTGAAATATAATCTGAAAGGGTCAGAAGCGCACTCAGGAAGAAAATCTGTAAAGAAGGTGGAAACACAGTGTGAATGAAAcctgaaaagaaataaaatgggGAGAGTAAAACTTCAGATGAAGAGAATTGAGAATACTGCTAACAGACAGATCACTTTCTCAAAGAGAAAAAACGGACTTATTAAAAAAGCTTATGAACTGTCTGTTCTCTGTGATGTTGATGTAGCtctcatcatgttttctccgtCTAGGAGACTTAGTCTATTCTCTGGCAATAAAAGGTGTACTACTAAATTATATTATTTAATTACTTTCTAtttattagttatttttattGGAGTTTACCATTTCTATTAGTTGACgttaaaattttttttccttaatttttAAAGTATTGAAGACATTTTAGCACGATATATCAATTATTCAAGACATGAACGAGGAAGGTAAGCTGATTATTTGATCATGGTCTTGATAACGAGTATAACATATATGTGACTAATTTTAATTCTTATCTTGTGATGCATATTCACATTTCCATCTAATTGTATCAAAGTCTTCATAATGAAGAGGTGAGCATCAATTACTCAGAGTTGCATATATGTTTTTTGATTATAttataataaaaagaaatgtTTAGATTCTTCGCAGCATTCTTAATAAGCTGAAGAGTGAAGTTAATCAAACGTTTCAAACAATTAGGTATTTGGCTCTATTTTTTTCCAGTATTTCTATTATAATTTTACTAATTTGATGATTGTATTGAATCGCCGGCAACTATCCCATTATAGTACTAACTCTTTATTTGGTGTCACTGTTCTAATGACATGCTGTCTCTGCAGCCCAGTTAGTGCAGATTTTGATCATGTGCAGGTAGGTGCTTCATGAAATTAAGAAGTCATTTCATTTAGATCAAACACACCTGAAGTTGATTCTCATTGGTTGGATTCTTTAATCGAATGAGTTAGTTTATTGGATTCAATATCAAATTCTTAATATTGGTATATTGTTTGTCACTGCATATCAATGACAGGAGATTCAACAAGAAATCCTATACTGTAAGTCACAAATGGAAGAAGTGGAAAATCAACTCAGGTGTATTAAGTTCTTTGTTTCCTATTAATATATCTAAATATAAATCAACTATAATTCTATAAATTTGTAATATGGAtgaataatttatatatatttattaattaattatgtttAGAATATTTGAAGGTGATCTCTCTAAGATCACAACACTGCCCGATATTGAGTTACTGGAGCAGATCCTCGAGAAAACTCTTAATCGTCTATACATGTGCAAGGTATATTTAATCAATGTATTATGTGTATATTCAACCTCTTCGATGCAACCAAGTCTGATCTTTATAAACTTATGTTAAACAGCAAGTTCTAGGAGTGTGTAATTCTTCCTCTGCTATAGCAGTACAACCACAGGTCATTAACGTAAACTTCTGATAATTAAGAACAAAGTGTCTAGCTCCAAAATTAATATAGTTTGATATGTTTGATTGTGTTTGTATATAGATTCATCTTCCTCCAAATGCAGATGAACTTGTGATTGCAGCAGGAAGTAGTACTACTCAACCCACTTATCTGGACCCTCAAGTTGAGATCCTAAATTTCTTGAGTGCAAATGGCTTTCTTCCCCTCAGGTGATTGATGGATGATACATAATAGGATATCAATCTGTGTTCTTTTATAAtaatttatttgtctaatttgaTAAATTTTTGTGCATGCAGTAGTGATTCAGCGCCCCAACCAGTTGCTGTAGTAGCACCAATGTTACCCCTTGATAGCCAAAACACGAATCTCGATGATGACATGATCAATCTAGCAAATGGTTTTGAGGGTGAAAATAACAATAGGAGATCAATAGTAGCGCAAGtacaacaagaacatcttgaaatcgaACAAGGCACTGATGTCAACTTGTTACAATGGAATCAGTTGTATCCTACAGGTACAACTTTGATGTGCATATAGGTTAAAATTTTGGCTTTCAAGAATAAAAATATGCAAATTGTAATTGGTGTAATGCGAGTCATGCATGAGAACACAATAATCATGTAATGTAAGGAAACATAATTGGGTTATTTATTAATGTTTCCTTTCAATCACTAATAAAGACAATATGTACAtgaatttatttcattttcatgCACTTGTTTCTTTAAACTTAAACATAGATGTGTTAATGATGGAGATATTATTATTAGCAGGAAATAACGCACCCATTCCTCCTTCACAGCAAAGACGACAACAAGTACTTCATATGTCTCAGCTGTTCACACATCAAATATGACATGCACGTATGGATGCTTATTTCCCTTGGTGCCTGTACAATGCATTCCTTCAACCTCTACATCTTAAGTCACTGTACAATGCATCCTTGAGATACATGTAAACTGGAACAACGTTGGCCAACAACTTATAGATGAGATGTTGCTCAAATTAATTTGGAAGACAACCATTACTGACAACTTGTATTTCGACAAAGATATTATGAGAATAATGAGATTTTACTTATAATTTTGAAAAACATGTACCGATGACAGCGAACAGAGTCTGAgattttattaaattaaattgaagCACAACTCAGGGCGACAATTTGGCCGTTGACAATGGTAGTCCAAGATTTTTTTCAAAAGTTGAACGAAATTGGAAAACAACCTGGGCCAACAACTTGGTCATCAGGAAAGGTTAAAGTTGAAGACAAAGGCAACATAAATCTGTGCTTGGAATGAACTCTAGGAAATTACAAGCAAGAAAGATCAAATGAAGTTACTTTAGTGTGATTATTAACTCATGCAGAGTGAAGGCAGAATTCAAACCACAGGTCATTCAGCAAAAAGTATTCAGCTTTTACAGTAAAATCTGAGAGCAGTCGAAACATGTTGCATATTGCTGCATATTGTCAAGTTGAAGACTCGGATCCAGTTtcggaaaaagaagaatactcggCTCTGGTCTCAGACAAAGAAGACAACTCGGCTCCAGTCTCAGAAAAAGAAGCATTGGTTGTAGAATTTTGGGCTTCTGAAAGCTTCGCTTGGCGTTCTGCATGTTCTCTTTCACACTGAGTGATACCCATAATGATGTCAAGCATGGTACCGGTTGTGCCAAAGAAGACAAGTGGCCCTAAAGATTTCCTTTTTATCCCCACCGGAATTGCTAGCAGAGCCCCTGCTACTGAGAATACCCAAGTGCCCAACGCACTGCAGATGAATCATGTTCAATAAGACTTATACAGGTAAGAGTGAAGCAGGATAAGctaaaaaaagggaaagatTGTAAGATTCTATATATGATCCCAAAAAGAGAATCATAGCTAATGTGTCTTGTACTATGAGCTTGACTTGCTGTGTTGAAGCTAGTTGGTGTACTGCTTTAGCCAAATACACTTCAGAATGAATTATAATCCATAAAGCTTATTCATTATTTATAGTTATAAACGTAGATAAGGGCTAATGAAATGTCAAATCAATTTCATCTTTCACGCAAAATCATGGATCAGTGAGATGATCAGAAGCATCAATCTCCATAAGATAATAAAAGGTGTAACCAAACAAAGCAGATTAGCTATGGACATAGAATCCAAAGACTCTGGATTTGATGCGAGCAATTGCCTAAACAGTTACAGAATACTTATACAAGTTTCAGTAGATTGGTCTAAAtctgactacatatatatatatatgatactcTTTTCGACAACTGACCACCAAAATGTATAGCACTATAATGACTAATCTGTGGAACAGTTATGCAGAGCTTACAGAGTCTACAACTAAGACTCATTTTGGGCACACCCTTCTCTCATTCAATCTTATTTTCTAAGAACCAGAAAATGCCATAAGTGACTCATAGGCTTCCAATGAATGGTACACTAGGAATAGCAAGCAATTCACAATCAGTGCTGTAACTACTGTTCTAAAATGGCCAAGCTCCAAATGCAAACGATAAACGAACCGAAATTTCGCTTCCCGATATTAAGAAATTGAACACCATCATTAACAATAATAATAGGCACAAAGGTGAAACACAATCACagcaagaaaaattgaaactgaCTTGGCAACTGTGCAATCCTCAAGCTGCTTAACCTCTTGGCCCCCCATTCCTCTAATTTAAGCTCCAACTGTGCTCAGTAGTAGCAATCCACTTCAACCCTGTTTCCCCAGAAATCCATTACAATTAGTTCTGTGGAGGAGttttattttgggagatttttCAAAATTGAGATAGACTAGACCAAATCGAATCAACAAAACCCTAAGAAAGCTCATAGGTCGGAAAACGAAGCTCACCTGATCACCGGGAAGACCAAGCCTTCAGCTCCTCACTCAAAAAAAACTTGATTTCGTGCTCTGAAGCCCGAgacccctcttcttcttctttctttcatttcccgggtcgggtcgggtcgttCACTAAAAAGCCCAGAAACAGCCCAGATTATATAAAGAGGGGGGTTTACAGGGCAAAAGTGTCACAGATGATGAAAGGTGTGGGAGGACCGCTTCTATGCATAGGCGATCTGCTGAGCGATGTGGGAGAATCAGATGCTTCAGCTCCACCGCAACACCATGAGCCCTCGGCTTCTGCTTCTATTTCCACCTCTACTAGTCAAAACCCGGACCTTACCAACTTGTTCCAGGTTTTCCTTGTTACACAATCTCATTGCCATTTGATTCTTGTTCTGTGATTCCTGTTAACAATTTAGCGGATGTTTTGCTTCTGTGTTTGGAAATTTGAATACCCATTAGCAAAAAGACAAGTAATTTAGACTTGAGTTGCATAATTGTTTTATTGGAATTGGACCTTTGAACTCCAGAGAAACTTGGGTTTCATCATGTAAAGTGTGTTACATTGTATGATTTTGTTGTATAGATTTTGCTAACTGCTGCTCTGAAAGATAAAAGGCTTGCTCTTTGCGCAAAATTGGCTCACATTCTCTTACTTTGTTCTAGGAGAACTATGAGCAGCTGAATGAGGCGCTTGCCGGTACAGACCACTCATGGGCAGCTCTTACTCTGAAGGTGATGAATTATCTTTTGAGGATTATGAATGTCATATTTATATATTGATCCTGTATGGATGATTAGTGTACGCCACTCACATTGTTGCACATGCATCTTTGCGTCTGAATACTTGTCCTCAATCTGTTTCTGAAAGGCTGTTTACTTGATCCAAGTATTTCCAAGGACTTGTTGGATGGCAGCTACATATCTTTTCTATTGAAGTTTTCACTATTGTGTCTTGTAGGTTACTTGGTTGTGAGCAAATTTTGCTTAAGTTTTGTAGGATTACCTTAACAATGATTGATTGCTTTACAGTTATCATTCTCAGTTTCCATTTGATACATATTAAAGTGATGTATAAAGTGGATAAGTTTCAAAAACTATTGATGGTTTCTATCATTTGTCATTTGTGAAGGGTATTTAGTAAAAATTATACAGTGGCGTGTAGggtaaaaaaaatcacaagcaCCGAGACTTTGAATATATTGTATAGACACTGATTATCTTTTTAAATATTGCAGCTATGCGGTGCTCTGGAAACTGCAAACAAGTTGGTTAAGACAACCAACTCAAATGTCACATTGTTGTCAGAGAAGGTTGGAGATCTTGAGGAAGTTATCAAGAGGGCAGATTCTGCCATAGCAGCAGCAAGGGTTGTCCATGCCTCACTTAATGAAAAAGAGGGTTCACTCATTGGCAATCAAAATATCAACTGATCTACGTTTCATCCAGAACAGGTTAGTTCATTTGATTCAGAGGAAAACTGAAAAATACCAACTCTTAGGAATTGCGAGGCTCCCTCCAGTATTAGATATTGacttttcttatttttgttaatataaTGTAAAAGATATTTACGAGACAAAATTCATTGTAGTATGAGTCTGAGCTGCTTTTCCTGATTAATTGTGGTTGACTTAATTTCTTCAGTTATAAAATACCCTTCTGATCTAAAGAGGCTGAATGCCAACATAAAGAAGAGCAAGCATGAATTAAGTCCAGTCTGTGTACACAAAAATGAGATTTTGGTCATCTAAAGGAGTAAGAAAGTGAACCAGTGTTATGTAATAACGAACGATACACCTATGAATAAATGAACAGAACCCTCTCTCTTGCTTGTTGCTGAGAATGACTTGTGGAACTGAGATTCCTGGTTTCTACTGTTTAAGATCTTTTTGAACATAGAAACCTGTTAAGTATGGCATCTTTTTCAGAATGTTTCCATAAGATTTAGTAGGATAGAGGATTCATGGCCTCACTAGCATAGAAAATTGATGCAATAATTTGATAAATTAGATtgctattgttttattttttcagtcTTTAAAGCACATAAGCTACCAATAGTTGAGTCATGGCATCTCCTCCTGATATCGAAGATCCGTTTCCTTGTTGAAAGTTATAACCAATAAgctattatttctttttgtggTACCATAGTGGGCTTTTACAAGGTGTCTCTAGTCCACTTGGACAGTCTCAGTGAGGTTTATTTCTCTGCCAAATCTAGGTGTTCTCAAATCAAAATCCAACCCATATAGGAAAGGATATTGGATTTAGAATAAAACCCAACCGCAGGTCCATATATAGGTAATATACCAAAACCATTTATTTGATAGATGATGACATACCATTTATAGGTTTTAGCTGTTCTGTGAGGGGATCATGTGCATGCTTCTTGTATCATCGATCAGCATGCTACCCCAAATACCCAGATCATGGGGCGCTAAGCTGCTAATCCAGTTGGGGTTAGTGCTCAAGCAAAGGGACATTGCTACCCAGGTAGCGAGCCGGCTTAGGACTTGAGTTCTTTGTTTAAGATTGGAAGCTTATTTCTTTAAGGAAATATCTTCTAGATGGAGGGTGAGATGAGTATCCTGGTTGGTTCACTCAGTTCCAAGAGTAACCATGGCGTCACCAGATGAAGAAGACTAAAAAATAAGGTCTGTAATCAAAGTGCAGCAATTTGCATGTTCTTAAATAATAAGGTCACCGTCTTTTGTGCCCTAAAAAACTCCCCAATTGGTGATTCTTTGAAACTAATTTAAAATCTTAACATAAACAATTACATGATTCTCGCCGAATAAGACAATCAAGTACCCATCACCCTGTCACTACCTTATTAGTTTTTAATGTATCTGAAGCTGTAACATCACTGCCTCTCAAACTTAACTTCCGTTACTCTTGTTCATCTCCATTgataaaattttgaacacaagATGTGGAACAACTGCTCGCTCTCCACGTGGAGGACACACACATACTCTCCTAGTTCTTAGACTTGGTAGGGCTTGATACCAACCTAGGTCTACATGCCTCATCTATCTATTTTAATAGATATTTGTACTTGGTCTCAGTTATGGAGCTAAAATTGCATTAGGACGTGGTGtcgaactagttgacatataggACCAGCACGTTCCTCTTTGAGATATGTTATTGGTAAGATTGCCATATGCATCACGCTGTTTAAATGTCCTGTTCATCTTCATATATGGCTGAAACTTGAAAGACACTATAAGCcaaattggttttggttttggttttggtttggttaACTACCACTTACATTATAGCAGGAATCTACCTACACTATGAAATTTCGCATAGCAGGAATCTACCTACTCTATGAAATTTCGCAAAGGTTTACCAGACTCACAGTAGGCATCATTTTAGTGGTGGTTGCCAAATTAACTAGTAGGTTTGCTAGTCATTTTAAAAAGGATGAGATTAgaaaaagaagatgatgatAAGTATGGACCCGAAATTTTGAGCTATTTGCTTGGCATAATAAGTTAAGATGGTACAGTAGACCCGTTGCTTTCGATGCCAATGTATACGGGCACTGTAAAGGATTCACTCACATCTACATGTCATGACATGTTATGAATTCATTGATAAGAAAAGTTTGACTTGTAAAATATGCAAATATGAAATTGCCCCTGCATTTAGAGCTCATTCTTATCTTTCGTACAGACAAAGGGTAAGCGTTTACTCCAACTGTTTGGAGTTGATCTCTTTTGTCAAGTTTGGAGTTGATTTTATACATGTCTTTAGCCATTCGACTCAGTAAGAGCCATTTTCCCTTTTCCATTGATTTTTCAAGTTCATCCAAGTTGTGATCAGTTTACTGGGTGTCTgcgtgtttatatatatagtagGATTCCCTGAGGTGCATTAGCAAACCAGTGCTTTACTTTTCAATAATGTTAAACTCGCTCAATGCAATAGTAGACCAACTCCAGAACGAGATAGGCAAATTCATATAGGCACGGAGCTAATCTACAATCATCAATTATGTGAAGTTGTGGTAGACAATGTATTGGTATgctttgacttttttttttttagagaattgTCAACTCATTGCATTGATCAGCGAAATTACACATAATGATCCATCCCAGTGGGACTGACTCACTACCTAAGTAATTCAACATTTTTAAAGATCATGAAGCTCAGCCAAAATCTACCCTAAAATGTCCTAGAAAATCAAAGGGCCAAGACATTGACCTTATGTAAACTTATCTAGATGAATAGAATGCATATAATTATTTGTACCTTTAATTGTTCAGAGAGAGACTTTATTCCAATAGTTGCATTTAATTCGTTGATTTCAGAGGAAAGTATCTAATGGCAAAGACAATGAGAAAAACAAAGGAGTGGGAGTTGCCGAGTTCCATCTTGTAATCTTTCATTACGTCCAACAACCACAGAATGTTGCTTTGATTTGTCATCTGTGATTAAATAATTTATAATTCCTTTTATATTTGTTGCAACAGCCACAGATCATCAGTtccagaaattaaaaagaagtcACGCATCTGTCATCGATTTATATAGTTTAACAAGAAGagagccaaaaaaaaataagaaaactgaaaagaaaagtATGCATCATGCAATTTTCTTTACTTAACCTAACAGAATACATATCCAAGGCATGAACTTGAAAAGTAAAAGTACGAAACTCTGATCTCTTTCAACTTCTTGTTTtaggaagaaatttttttttttttcccttatttttgaCAAGTACAACTGCATGAAGTTGGTCTATATATCAAGTTTAACAATATCAGAGTGTTAATGTATCACTACATAACATATTGTATAATTTCTGGATTTCTAGGGCATGGTTATATTTGTATTCCGAATTCAAAAGTATAATGCGCAATAGAGCATTTTATGAAATATTTATCAAAAAGAAGATTTGTTTATAAAGTCAAGTCACTATGCTCATGTGCAATTAGTTGTGGCTTAGATGCATGTGtgaattatttttcttaatcttgtTAACAAACCTAAATCATATAACTGTTAAGACCGTGTCAGTTCTATGTTGCCCAATAAATATTCTTGATATGTTTGGCTCAACTCGCGTTACAAGTAAGGAAGGTTGTGGGTGTtgtgaaaccctaaaacccttgCATTAACAATTTAACGGTCATCATTGCCGCACACATATGTTGGTGATCACGCAATGCACGCTAGCTGCTGGTGTGCTTCGTGTAGGGTTTCACGATTTGCCCGTTGTCATCTTTGACCTAAATCTAATGAAGCTTATTTTAGAGAAGGGAATCTCTTGTTTCTGCAATTGAAAACTTGCCACAGACTAAGAATCTCATCTCTCACTTGATAAATATGTTACACACACATATGGATACCTAGTATACATTTGACATTTTGATGGCAGTTGACAATCATTAACTATGTTTAAGAAATTAGATGCGATTATCATGAACTAGTTAGTACTTAattaataattttattttttctacaaaGTAAGCCTTGACTTGGATTATGAATTGTTAATCATGATTAGCTTATCTTAATCAATTATTAGTCCGGCAGATGGCAGTTGTCGAAGCACATTAGCACATAATTATAAAGATACCTGATAAATGAGAGTAGAAATTTCAATTTGGGTTGTTTAATATATGAtatcaaaaaaaagaaaaatatatgatatgtaTGAGAAAATTTTAATGTATGCACGTACCCAATTGAGTCAATTAGCTGAACAGAGTGAAATTGAGAGTGTAAATTTTACATTATGCTCTCTTGCTCACTTTTTGTTAATTGAGTTTCCAACTTTGCCctc
Coding sequences:
- the LOC112171642 gene encoding agamous-like MADS-box protein AGL104 isoform X1; the protein is MGRVKLQMKRIENTANRQITFSKRKNGLIKKAYELSVLCDVDVALIMFSPSRRLSLFSGNKSIEDILARYINYSRHERGSLHNEEILRSILNKLKSEVNQTFQTISPVSADFDHVQEIQQEILYCKSQMEEVENQLRIFEGDLSKITTLPDIELLEQILEKTLNRLYMCKQVLGVCNSSSAIAVQPQIHLPPNADELVIAAGSSTTQPTYLDPQVEILNFLSANGFLPLSSDSAPQPVAVVAPMLPLDSQNTNLDDDMINLANGFEGENNNRRSIVAQVQQEHLEIEQGTDVNLLQWNQLYPTAKTTTSTSYVSAVHTSNMTCTYGCLFPLVPVQCIPSTSTS
- the LOC112171642 gene encoding agamous-like MADS-box protein AGL104 isoform X3; its protein translation is MGRVKLQMKRIENTANRQITFSKRKNGLIKKAYELSVLCDVDVALIMFSPSRRLSLFSGNKSIEDILARYINYSRHERGSILNKLKSEVNQTFQTISPVSADFDHVQEIQQEILYCKSQMEEVENQLRIFEGDLSKITTLPDIELLEQILEKTLNRLYMCKQVLGVCNSSSAIAVQPQIHLPPNADELVIAAGSSTTQPTYLDPQVEILNFLSANGFLPLSSDSAPQPVAVVAPMLPLDSQNTNLDDDMINLANGFEGENNNRRSIVAQVQQEHLEIEQGTDVNLLQWNQLYPTAKTTTSTSYVSAVHTSNMTCTYGCLFPLVPVQCIPSTSTS
- the LOC112171642 gene encoding agamous-like MADS-box protein AGL104 isoform X4, encoding MGRVKLQMKRIENTANRQITFSKRKNGLIKKAYELSVLCDVDVALIMFSPSRRLSLFSGNKSIEDILARYINYSRHERGSLHNEEILRSILNKLKSEVNQTFQTISPVSADFDHVQEIQQEILYCKSQMEEVENQLRIFEGDLSKITTLPDIELLEQILEKTLNRLYMCKQVLGVCNSSSAIAVQPQIHLPPNADELVIAAGSSTTQPTYLDPQVEILNFLSANGFLPLSSDSAPQPVAVVAPMLPLDSQNTNLDDDMINLANGFEGENNNRRSIVAQVQQEHLEIEQGTDVNLLQWNQLYPTGNNAPIPPSQQRRQQVLHMSQLFTHQI
- the LOC112171642 gene encoding agamous-like MADS-box protein AGL104 isoform X2, giving the protein MGRVKLQMKRIENTANRQITFSKRKNGLIKKAYELSVLCDVDVALIMFSPSRRLSLFSGNKSIEDILARYINYSRHERGSLHNEEILRSILNKLKSEVNQTFQTISPVSADFDHVQEIQQEILYCKSQMEEVENQLRIFEGDLSKITTLPDIELLEQILEKTLNRLYMCKQVLGVCNSSSAIAVQPQIHLPPNADELVIAAGSSTTQPTYLDPQVEILNFLSANGFLPLSDSAPQPVAVVAPMLPLDSQNTNLDDDMINLANGFEGENNNRRSIVAQVQQEHLEIEQGTDVNLLQWNQLYPTAKTTTSTSYVSAVHTSNMTCTYGCLFPLVPVQCIPSTSTS
- the LOC112174423 gene encoding uncharacterized protein LOC112174423 — encoded protein: MGGQEVKQLEDCTVANALGTWVFSVAGALLAIPVGIKRKSLGPLVFFGTTGTMLDIIMGITQCEREHAERQAKLSEAQNSTTNASFSETGAELSSLSETRAEYSSFSETGSESST
- the LOC112174422 gene encoding uncharacterized protein LOC112174422, whose translation is MMKGVGGPLLCIGDLLSDVGESDASAPPQHHEPSASASISTSTSQNPDLTNLFQENYEQLNEALAGTDHSWAALTLKLCGALETANKLVKTTNSNVTLLSEKVGDLEEVIKRADSAIAAARVVHASLNEKEGSLIGNQNIN